One Kallotenue papyrolyticum genomic window carries:
- a CDS encoding redoxin domain-containing protein, producing MSLEETLPDVGRPAPDATLRDTADQPIQLSALWREQPVVLVFIRHFG from the coding sequence ATGTCCTTGGAGGAAACGCTGCCGGATGTGGGCCGGCCCGCACCCGACGCCACGCTGCGTGACACGGCGGATCAGCCGATCCAGCTCAGCGCGCTGTGGCGCGAGCAACCCGTGGTGCTGGTCTTTATTCGTCACTTCGGCTGA
- the gatC gene encoding Asp-tRNA(Asn)/Glu-tRNA(Gln) amidotransferase subunit GatC — protein MALTLEEVRHVAHLARLRLSAEELARMRQQLSSILDYMQMLQEVEVGGVPPTAQVTDVVNVLRPDEVRPSLPVDEALAGAPAREDGYFKVKAVFEE, from the coding sequence ATGGCACTGACGCTCGAAGAGGTTCGACATGTCGCCCATCTGGCACGGCTACGGCTGAGCGCTGAGGAGCTGGCGCGCATGCGCCAGCAGCTCTCCTCGATCCTGGACTATATGCAGATGCTCCAGGAGGTCGAGGTCGGCGGTGTGCCGCCGACGGCGCAGGTCACCGACGTGGTCAACGTGCTGCGTCCGGATGAGGTGCGCCCCTCGCTGCCGGTGGACGAGGCGCTGGCCGGCGCACCCGCGCGCGAGGACGGGTACTTCAAGGTCAAAGCCGTCTTCGAGGAGTAG
- a CDS encoding protein O-mannosyl-transferase family, with amino-acid sequence MATTVERVPRHVASGRLVEHLLGWVVPLALAALTLALYLHTRSQVHTFDALSYIRDVDGRSGFFFHPHHLLYSPTGWLFFRVWQALGYAGNAELPLQTLNSIVGAALGAGLYRLVWELTRRWWAALLAAGALWFNYGFWYYAVEVEVYHLALLWLLGALALLIELATRPRQRTALLLGLLLGLAALYHQTNALLAPVVAVAALLSPGAWRARCSRLLVAGAIAAGVVVLGYGLVAVFVNGYRSLVQVRDWMFFFAETGWWGRPTRDRLSDLGQGLGTTITPQEALPFWIALLTPTLLGLPAALRRWPRVVVLALLWLGIYGSFFGWWEANNVEFWIATLLPLWLLLGLGAAELAAMLAGRQRARRVLAGALPLACCLLPLALARHNYPLIVRRGDAGHDLQRQIAAAVRAITTPADLIVLLGGIQELYLPYYEDRQHVVTVNSALIESGGDVPAALARLRERLETALHAGLALVIDGEALVLPPELATRYPVAQAELDRFWAPVRATLTPAVERNGTVYFWRLPSATELAQSTGWRWQQFAWGWQAANVTAQSFEAGWCFDPQVDPALVGPRLALAAERARALEITLRTRAQGQTAQFFWAGPDDRFSEARSVSWPLIGDGRAHVYRIALADVPGWQGTITRLRLDPLAVGDGTAATRTCIEALRLRP; translated from the coding sequence ATGGCAACGACCGTCGAGCGCGTTCCGCGCCACGTTGCGTCTGGCAGGCTGGTTGAGCATCTGCTGGGTTGGGTTGTACCGCTGGCGTTGGCGGCGCTGACGCTGGCGCTGTATTTGCATACCCGTTCGCAGGTGCACACCTTTGATGCGCTCTCCTATATTCGCGATGTTGACGGGCGCAGCGGATTTTTCTTCCATCCCCACCATCTGCTCTACAGCCCGACCGGCTGGCTGTTCTTCCGCGTGTGGCAGGCGCTGGGCTATGCCGGCAACGCTGAACTGCCGTTGCAAACGCTCAACAGCATCGTTGGCGCGGCGCTGGGCGCAGGGCTCTACCGCCTGGTCTGGGAGCTCACGCGGCGCTGGTGGGCGGCGCTGCTGGCCGCGGGCGCGCTGTGGTTCAACTACGGCTTCTGGTACTATGCGGTCGAGGTCGAAGTCTATCATCTGGCGCTGCTCTGGCTGCTGGGCGCCCTGGCACTGCTGATCGAGCTGGCGACGCGGCCACGGCAGCGTACCGCGCTACTGCTCGGCCTGCTGCTGGGTCTGGCCGCGCTCTACCATCAGACCAACGCGCTGCTGGCGCCGGTGGTGGCGGTGGCGGCCCTGCTCAGCCCCGGCGCCTGGCGCGCGCGATGCAGCCGTCTTCTGGTCGCCGGCGCGATTGCGGCAGGGGTAGTGGTGCTGGGCTATGGTCTGGTCGCCGTATTCGTCAACGGCTACCGCTCGCTGGTGCAAGTGCGCGACTGGATGTTCTTCTTCGCCGAAACCGGCTGGTGGGGCCGCCCCACGCGTGATCGTCTCAGCGACCTGGGGCAAGGGCTGGGCACCACGATCACGCCGCAGGAGGCGTTGCCCTTCTGGATCGCGCTGCTAACACCGACGCTGCTGGGGCTGCCCGCGGCGCTGCGGCGTTGGCCGCGCGTGGTGGTGCTCGCTCTGCTCTGGCTCGGCATCTACGGCAGTTTTTTCGGCTGGTGGGAAGCCAACAACGTCGAGTTCTGGATCGCGACGCTGCTGCCGCTGTGGCTGCTGCTGGGCCTCGGCGCCGCCGAGCTGGCGGCCATGCTTGCCGGCAGACAACGAGCACGGCGTGTGCTGGCGGGAGCGCTACCGCTGGCGTGTTGCCTGCTGCCGCTGGCGCTGGCGCGCCACAACTATCCGCTGATCGTGCGGCGTGGCGATGCCGGCCACGACCTGCAGCGCCAGATCGCTGCCGCTGTGCGCGCGATCACCACGCCTGCCGATCTGATCGTGCTGCTGGGTGGCATCCAGGAGCTGTACCTGCCCTACTACGAGGACCGTCAGCACGTGGTGACGGTCAACAGTGCGTTGATCGAAAGCGGTGGCGATGTGCCGGCGGCGCTGGCACGACTACGCGAGCGGCTGGAGACCGCCCTGCATGCCGGGTTGGCGCTGGTGATCGACGGGGAGGCGCTGGTGTTGCCGCCCGAGCTGGCGACGCGCTATCCGGTGGCGCAGGCCGAGCTGGATCGCTTTTGGGCGCCCGTGCGCGCCACGCTGACGCCGGCGGTGGAGCGCAACGGTACGGTATACTTCTGGCGGCTGCCTTCGGCGACGGAACTGGCGCAGAGCACGGGCTGGCGCTGGCAGCAGTTCGCGTGGGGCTGGCAGGCCGCCAACGTGACGGCGCAGAGCTTCGAGGCGGGCTGGTGCTTCGATCCGCAGGTCGATCCCGCGCTGGTCGGCCCGCGGCTGGCGCTGGCGGCAGAGCGGGCGCGCGCGTTGGAAATCACGCTGCGCACCCGCGCGCAGGGCCAGACAGCGCAGTTCTTCTGGGCCGGCCCCGACGATCGTTTCTCCGAGGCACGCTCGGTGAGTTGGCCGCTGATCGGTGATGGACGTGCGCACGTGTACCGCATTGCGCTGGCGGACGTGCCCGGCTGGCAGGGGACGATCACGCGCCTGCGTCTTGATCCGCTCGCCGTTGGCGACGGCACGGCTGCAACGCGCACCTGTATCGAAGCGCTGCGCCTGCGACCATGA
- a CDS encoding GNAT family N-acetyltransferase, protein MTTYQILGYGYTWWRGDALPTLPPLPGWRVTGAAPQILAAISGQTPAEIEQRLRAAHQPYLAWLDDQPVAYGWSATRQGAIEELELRFTIPPGNRYLWDFVTLPAWRGRGIYGRLLQAILGLEAPHAERFWIATTVDNHAAQRAILRAGFRRVDALVRTAEGRLRVLALDHGERAAVGPFGLQLGLLSRAEQDRS, encoded by the coding sequence ATGACGACCTATCAGATTCTCGGCTACGGCTATACCTGGTGGCGCGGCGATGCGCTACCAACGCTGCCGCCACTACCGGGGTGGCGCGTCACCGGCGCCGCGCCGCAGATCCTGGCAGCGATCAGCGGGCAGACACCGGCGGAGATCGAACAGCGCCTGCGCGCGGCGCATCAGCCCTATCTGGCCTGGCTGGACGACCAGCCGGTGGCGTATGGCTGGTCGGCGACGCGCCAGGGCGCGATTGAAGAGCTGGAGCTGCGCTTTACGATCCCCCCCGGCAACCGCTACCTGTGGGACTTTGTAACCCTGCCGGCCTGGCGCGGGCGAGGCATCTACGGACGGCTGCTGCAGGCGATCCTCGGTCTGGAAGCGCCACATGCCGAGCGCTTCTGGATCGCCACCACGGTGGACAACCACGCCGCGCAACGGGCGATCCTGCGCGCCGGCTTCCGGCGCGTCGATGCCCTGGTCAGAACTGCAGAGGGGCGGCTGCGCGTTCTGGCGCTGGATCACGGTGAACGGGCTGCCGTCGGTCCCTTCGGCTTGCAGCTCGGCCTTTTAAGCCGTGCGGAGCAGGACAGGTCATAG
- a CDS encoding SCO family protein, which translates to MKRFLALLLTLLALMACGGPHRFTGTLLDPPEPIADWTLTDQHGQPFRLSDQRGKLVLLYFGYTNCPDFCPITMGIWKQVRAHLGADAEQVRFVMISTDPARDTPEVLARYLSAFDPAFVGLQPTPEQLDALSRKFGAGVDANAQAHGDHHAGLDPRLHGTYTYVLDRQGRWRLLFPYDTPVEAMVADLRALLREGAGS; encoded by the coding sequence GTGAAACGTTTTCTCGCGCTGCTCTTGACGCTACTGGCGCTGATGGCCTGTGGTGGGCCGCATCGCTTCACCGGCACGCTGCTCGATCCACCGGAGCCGATCGCGGACTGGACGCTCACCGATCAGCACGGCCAGCCCTTCCGGCTCAGCGATCAGCGCGGTAAGCTGGTGCTGCTCTACTTCGGCTACACCAACTGCCCCGATTTCTGCCCGATCACCATGGGCATCTGGAAGCAGGTGCGCGCGCACCTGGGTGCCGATGCCGAACAGGTGCGCTTTGTGATGATCTCGACCGACCCGGCGCGCGATACGCCCGAGGTGTTGGCGCGCTACCTAAGCGCGTTCGATCCGGCATTTGTTGGCCTGCAACCGACGCCCGAACAGCTCGATGCCCTGAGCCGCAAGTTCGGCGCGGGCGTGGACGCCAACGCGCAGGCGCATGGCGATCACCACGCCGGCCTCGATCCCCGGCTGCACGGTACCTACACCTATGTACTCGATCGGCAGGGCCGCTGGCGCCTGTTGTTCCCCTACGATACGCCGGTTGAGGCGATGGTCGCCGATCTGCGCGCCCTGCTGCGCGAGGGAGCAGGTAGCTAA
- the folP gene encoding dihydropteroate synthase — protein sequence MTQREMPALVVRGRTFAWGARTYIMGILNITPDSFSGDGLWRDGETAVAQALQQAQTFLQSGADILDVGGESTRPGAQPVDAVTERERVVPVIAALRARYDAPISIDSWKAEVVAAALDAGADIINDVWGLRLPDGGWNTALARLAAERGAPMILMHNRRARAGSGAIGGHYPAVHYDDLLGEIIADLRASVQVALDHGVSAERIIIDPGIGFGKTPAQNVELLRRLSELRALGYPILLGTSRKSFIGLALGGAPPHERVEGTAATVALGIAAGADIVRVHDVAVMARVARVADAIVRPGAWEQMTGQG from the coding sequence ATGACACAGCGCGAGATGCCGGCACTGGTGGTGCGCGGCCGTACGTTCGCCTGGGGCGCGCGCACCTACATCATGGGCATCCTCAACATCACGCCCGACTCGTTTTCGGGCGATGGTTTGTGGCGCGACGGCGAGACTGCCGTTGCTCAGGCGCTGCAGCAGGCGCAAACCTTTCTCCAATCGGGCGCGGATATCCTCGACGTTGGCGGCGAATCCACTCGTCCCGGCGCGCAGCCGGTGGATGCCGTCACCGAGCGCGAACGCGTCGTGCCGGTGATCGCTGCCCTGCGCGCGCGCTACGACGCGCCGATCTCGATCGACTCGTGGAAGGCCGAGGTGGTCGCCGCGGCGCTGGATGCCGGTGCCGATATCATCAACGATGTCTGGGGGCTGCGCCTACCCGATGGCGGCTGGAATACCGCGCTGGCGCGGCTGGCCGCCGAGCGCGGCGCGCCGATGATCCTGATGCACAACCGCCGCGCGCGCGCCGGCAGCGGGGCGATCGGCGGGCACTATCCCGCCGTGCACTATGACGATCTGCTGGGCGAGATCATCGCCGATCTGCGCGCCAGCGTGCAGGTGGCGCTCGACCATGGCGTCTCCGCTGAGCGGATCATCATCGATCCCGGTATCGGTTTCGGCAAAACACCGGCGCAGAACGTCGAGCTGCTACGGCGGCTGAGCGAGCTGCGCGCGCTGGGCTATCCGATCCTGCTTGGTACCTCGCGCAAGTCCTTCATCGGCTTGGCGCTGGGTGGCGCGCCGCCCCACGAGCGGGTGGAAGGCACGGCAGCGACCGTTGCACTGGGCATTGCCGCCGGCGCCGACATCGTGCGCGTGCACGATGTGGCGGTGATGGCCCGCGTCGCGCGTGTTGCCGACGCGATCGTGCGGCCCGGCGCCTGGGAGCAGATGACCGGTCAGGGCTAG
- a CDS encoding DedA family protein produces MSQLVEAIARWVQHVIEALGYPGIVLVMALENVFPPIPSELVMPLAGFMASSGTFNIVAVVIAGMLGSVIGALILYYIGLWADEHMIRRFLRRWGRWIGISEDDLNTALGYFARHGEAVVFFGRLIPIIRSLISIPAGMCRMSLPRFVFYTVLGTTLWSGALSYAGWLLGEHYDRVAAFIERYQTLVLIAIGVAVLVFIYRRAIRPRLQRPA; encoded by the coding sequence GTGAGTCAACTTGTCGAAGCGATTGCCCGTTGGGTACAGCACGTGATCGAAGCGCTGGGCTACCCCGGCATCGTGCTGGTGATGGCGCTGGAGAACGTCTTTCCGCCGATCCCCTCGGAGCTGGTGATGCCGCTGGCCGGCTTCATGGCCAGCTCGGGAACCTTCAACATCGTGGCCGTGGTGATCGCCGGGATGCTCGGCTCAGTGATCGGCGCGCTGATCCTGTACTACATCGGGTTGTGGGCCGACGAGCACATGATTCGCCGCTTTCTGCGCCGCTGGGGCCGTTGGATCGGTATCTCCGAGGACGATCTCAACACCGCGCTGGGCTACTTCGCGCGCCATGGCGAGGCGGTCGTCTTCTTTGGCCGGCTGATCCCAATTATCCGCAGCCTGATCTCGATCCCCGCCGGCATGTGCCGCATGTCGTTGCCGCGCTTCGTGTTCTACACCGTGCTGGGCACCACCCTTTGGAGCGGGGCGCTGAGCTACGCCGGCTGGCTGCTGGGCGAGCACTACGATCGCGTGGCCGCGTTTATCGAGCGCTACCAGACGCTGGTGCTGATCGCCATCGGCGTGGCCGTGCTGGTCTTCATCTACCGGCGGGCGATCCGTCCGCGCTTGCAGCGCCCGGCCTGA